A stretch of the Chrysiogenia bacterium genome encodes the following:
- a CDS encoding methyltransferase domain-containing protein, with amino-acid sequence MSAPERYDPGDRPSDRLRLEHEARYAFAAQLAEERDLLDVGCGAGIGARTCIEAGAKSATLLDADEAACNLARDTLHGLKKVEIRHGAAQALPWRKPRFDLVLFLEIIEHLEDPRAALESLARVLRPRGVVVLSTPAINDPGNRHHLRCYETAEQLKDELRAVFAHVRIFSQQALCGSAIDAGKTYPRGQVLPTHWVALAGNDKLPSVKSAASWHELDTYEAATLRRLESDIAHLERERDALKGELSAMRRSLRWRITGRLARLLGLPE; translated from the coding sequence ATGAGCGCACCCGAGAGATACGACCCGGGCGACCGGCCATCCGATCGCCTGCGCCTCGAACACGAGGCGCGCTATGCCTTTGCCGCACAGCTCGCTGAAGAGCGTGACCTGCTCGATGTAGGTTGCGGTGCGGGAATTGGTGCGCGCACATGCATCGAAGCCGGCGCGAAGTCGGCCACCCTTCTCGATGCCGACGAGGCCGCCTGCAACCTTGCCCGCGATACCCTGCACGGGCTCAAAAAGGTCGAGATTCGCCACGGCGCCGCGCAGGCACTTCCCTGGAGGAAACCGCGCTTCGATCTGGTGCTCTTCCTGGAAATCATCGAGCACCTGGAAGATCCGCGCGCCGCGCTCGAATCGCTCGCCCGCGTGCTGCGCCCACGCGGCGTCGTGGTTCTCTCCACACCTGCCATCAATGATCCCGGGAATCGCCATCACCTGCGGTGCTACGAAACCGCTGAGCAGCTCAAGGACGAACTGCGAGCGGTCTTTGCCCATGTGCGGATTTTCTCCCAGCAGGCCCTGTGCGGCAGCGCCATCGACGCGGGCAAGACCTATCCGCGCGGGCAGGTGCTCCCCACTCACTGGGTCGCGCTGGCGGGCAACGACAAGCTGCCGAGTGTGAAAAGTGCTGCAAGTTGGCATGAGCTCGACACCTACGAAGCCGCCACCCTGCGTCGCCTGGAATCCGACATTGCCCATCTCGAGCGTGAGCGCGACGCGCTCAAGGGTGAGCTCTCGGCCATGCGTCGCTCGCTTCGCTGGCGCATCACCGGCCGCCTGGCGCGCCTTCTGGGGCTGCCTGAATGA
- a CDS encoding ABC transporter permease — protein sequence MSARQINRASAWALYWALVRQDLQLRVLGSMLGMLWLVLQPLLYLSFTTVVFYYVLGVRFADGAVGSYVLFLLTGLVAWLGVNEGIGKAAPTLIDRANLIRNFPIPRVLVPLVPLIAALAYQGVCLLALILATAARGELGSQVLMLAPALLLEALLLAGIAWLVAAGTVLYRDIQYLLAFALMAWLYLTPIFYPAGQVPPPLDLVVVHTNPLAMLVIIFRGAILGTQVAFNVWGTLAFISLAMFALGLIAFRRVEHALGDLL from the coding sequence GTGAGCGCGCGCCAGATCAATCGCGCGAGCGCGTGGGCCCTCTACTGGGCGCTGGTTCGTCAGGACCTGCAGCTTCGCGTGCTGGGCTCGATGCTCGGGATGCTCTGGCTCGTGCTGCAGCCGCTGCTTTATCTCTCGTTCACCACCGTGGTGTTCTACTACGTGCTGGGCGTCCGGTTTGCCGACGGCGCCGTGGGCAGTTACGTACTGTTTCTGCTGACGGGCCTGGTCGCCTGGCTCGGCGTCAACGAAGGCATCGGCAAGGCCGCCCCCACGCTCATCGATCGCGCCAATCTGATTCGGAATTTCCCGATTCCCCGGGTGCTGGTCCCGCTCGTGCCACTCATCGCCGCGCTGGCCTATCAGGGTGTGTGTCTGCTGGCGCTCATTCTCGCCACTGCCGCGCGCGGTGAGCTCGGCTCCCAGGTCCTGATGCTCGCTCCGGCGCTCCTGCTCGAAGCGTTGCTGCTTGCCGGGATTGCGTGGCTCGTTGCCGCGGGCACGGTGCTCTATCGCGACATCCAGTATCTGCTCGCCTTCGCGCTCATGGCCTGGCTCTACCTCACGCCGATCTTCTATCCGGCCGGGCAGGTCCCGCCGCCGCTGGATCTGGTAGTCGTGCACACCAATCCGCTGGCCATGCTGGTCATCATTTTCCGGGGAGCGATTCTGGGAACGCAGGTCGCGTTCAACGTCTGGGGAACGCTGGCCTTCATCTCCCTGGCGATGTTTGCGCTGGGACTGATCGCGTTCCGGCGCGTTGAGCATGCGCTGGGAGATCTACTCTGA
- a CDS encoding sigma-54-dependent Fis family transcriptional regulator → MRILIIDDDPSFRKLLERNLQTAGFETTVATSGREGLALHAEGGIDLVVSDIHMPEMDGIAALREFRRKDPDLPVVLVTAQATVETAMKAVKLGAFDYVRKPTDLEKLPTIVKNALSNRQLSRRVSQLESALDEKYARSSIIGESAAMQRVFDALSRVTDSQVPVLITGESGSGKEMLAKAIHFSGPRRDGPFIAVNCAAIPEGLMESELFGHEKGAFTGATAARLGKFEQASGGTLLLDELGELPLPLQAKLLRALQEKQVERVGGQRLIDVDVRIIAATNANLSDQVKRGAFREDLYYRLNVFPIHLPALRERREDIPVLARHFLDKFNRQEGRTLQGFAPEAMDLLCSLPWQGNVRELENRVFRAGLLARKQEIDLPALEASDASSTQGSLFAARAPVAGAAETSPRAQPEAWTAESFPTLEELERSAMRRALDLTDWNVAEAADLLGVGKATLYRKIKSYGFKQSDKVA, encoded by the coding sequence ATGCGAATCCTTATCATCGACGACGATCCGAGCTTCCGTAAGCTACTCGAACGCAACCTCCAGACAGCGGGATTCGAAACCACCGTGGCGACCTCCGGGCGCGAGGGCCTTGCCCTGCATGCCGAGGGCGGCATTGACCTGGTGGTCAGCGACATCCACATGCCCGAGATGGACGGCATTGCCGCCCTGCGCGAGTTCAGGCGCAAGGACCCCGATCTGCCCGTGGTACTGGTTACCGCCCAGGCGACGGTGGAAACGGCCATGAAGGCCGTGAAACTCGGTGCCTTCGATTATGTGCGAAAACCCACGGATCTCGAAAAACTCCCCACCATTGTGAAAAACGCGCTCTCGAACCGCCAGCTCAGCCGGCGCGTGAGCCAGCTCGAATCGGCGCTGGACGAGAAATACGCGCGTTCTTCAATCATTGGGGAGAGTGCTGCCATGCAGCGGGTCTTCGATGCGCTTTCGCGCGTAACCGACTCCCAGGTTCCGGTGCTCATCACCGGCGAGAGCGGCTCTGGTAAAGAAATGCTGGCCAAGGCGATCCACTTCAGCGGTCCGCGCCGGGACGGCCCCTTCATTGCGGTCAACTGCGCAGCCATTCCCGAGGGCCTCATGGAGAGCGAGCTCTTCGGCCACGAAAAGGGCGCCTTCACTGGCGCGACGGCCGCGCGCCTTGGAAAGTTCGAGCAGGCCAGCGGCGGCACCCTGCTGCTCGACGAGCTGGGCGAGCTTCCCCTGCCCCTGCAGGCCAAGTTGCTGCGCGCGCTGCAGGAAAAGCAGGTTGAGCGCGTGGGCGGGCAGCGGCTCATCGACGTGGACGTGCGCATCATCGCCGCGACGAACGCGAATCTCTCGGATCAGGTAAAGCGCGGCGCCTTCCGCGAAGACCTCTACTATCGCTTGAATGTCTTCCCGATTCACCTGCCCGCACTGCGTGAGCGGCGCGAGGACATCCCTGTGCTGGCGCGGCACTTTCTCGACAAATTCAACCGCCAGGAGGGCCGAACGCTTCAGGGTTTCGCTCCCGAGGCGATGGATCTGCTCTGTTCGCTTCCCTGGCAGGGAAACGTCCGCGAGCTTGAAAACCGCGTTTTCCGCGCCGGGCTTCTGGCACGTAAGCAGGAGATCGATCTGCCGGCGCTGGAGGCTTCGGACGCATCGAGCACTCAGGGATCGCTCTTTGCGGCCAGGGCCCCCGTTGCCGGCGCCGCCGAGACTTCGCCCCGGGCTCAGCCCGAGGCCTGGACAGCGGAGAGCTTTCCCACGCTTGAGGAACTCGAGCGCTCGGCCATGCGCCGGGCCCTGGATCTGACCGACTGGAATGTGGCTGAAGCGGCGGATCTCCTCGGGGTTGGCAAAGCCACCCTCTACCGGAAGATTAAGAGCTACGGGTTCAAGCAGTCGGACAAGGTCGCGTAA
- a CDS encoding ABC transporter ATP-binding protein, producing MSSAISAQGLSKTYQTGRSLLRILDWLARGRRARSSASVHALENLDFEVSQGEAVGLIGRNGAGKSTLLRVIAGIHRPSAGTLEVGGTTRAVLDLQSLFIPLLSGRENLRFGMRLYGIHPAQTAEVEAEAIAFSELGDAIDAPLQTYSSGMMLRLGFSLAIARAPEILLIDEILLVGDESFRQKCYAKARELLQEGTTVLFASHDLYLIEKLCPRTLWLERGQLSSDGPSGAVIEEYQRFLDIDPNIQLSGKNAEELKEWIYRKSEVSPFHVRALSCVDGDGNSKSRFQSGDAFGVEAVIEPEGDQRELHIIFFIHRPDGTLVAQDAHVVELGDNAGSIRVTFSVDSLPLGSGDYYVHLVLSEEDPVAPHFDYRTQRASFTVDNSALDHRFRRGLVCLDGRWESGS from the coding sequence ATGAGTAGTGCCATCAGCGCGCAGGGTCTTTCGAAGACCTACCAGACCGGGCGCAGCCTGCTGCGCATTCTGGACTGGCTGGCTCGCGGCCGCCGCGCCCGAAGCAGTGCGAGCGTCCACGCGCTGGAAAACCTGGATTTCGAGGTCAGCCAGGGCGAAGCAGTCGGGCTGATCGGCCGCAATGGTGCGGGAAAAAGCACGCTCCTTCGAGTCATCGCCGGGATCCACCGGCCCAGCGCGGGCACCCTCGAAGTGGGTGGCACCACCCGCGCGGTTCTCGATCTTCAGTCGCTCTTCATCCCGCTGCTATCGGGCCGGGAGAACTTGCGATTTGGAATGCGCCTGTATGGGATTCATCCGGCTCAAACGGCCGAAGTTGAAGCCGAAGCCATCGCCTTTTCCGAGCTTGGCGATGCAATCGACGCCCCTCTGCAAACCTATTCGAGCGGCATGATGCTGCGCCTGGGGTTCTCGCTGGCCATTGCGCGGGCGCCCGAGATCCTGCTCATCGACGAGATCCTCCTGGTCGGAGACGAGTCCTTTCGCCAGAAGTGTTACGCCAAGGCGCGCGAGTTGCTGCAGGAGGGAACCACGGTCCTGTTTGCCTCGCACGATCTCTATCTGATTGAAAAACTCTGCCCGCGCACTCTGTGGCTCGAGCGCGGCCAGCTTTCCTCGGACGGCCCCTCGGGCGCGGTGATTGAGGAATACCAGCGCTTTCTCGACATCGATCCCAACATACAGCTCTCGGGCAAGAATGCCGAAGAGCTCAAAGAATGGATCTACCGCAAGTCGGAGGTCTCTCCCTTTCATGTGCGCGCGCTGAGCTGCGTGGATGGGGACGGCAATTCAAAGAGCCGCTTCCAGAGCGGCGATGCATTTGGCGTCGAAGCCGTGATCGAGCCCGAAGGCGATCAGCGCGAGCTTCACATCATCTTCTTCATCCACCGGCCCGACGGCACGCTGGTTGCGCAGGATGCGCACGTGGTTGAACTCGGCGACAACGCCGGCTCAATCCGCGTGACATTTTCAGTGGATAGCCTGCCGCTGGGGTCCGGTGACTACTACGTGCACCTGGTCCTGAGCGAGGAAGACCCGGTGGCACCGCACTTCGATTACCGCACCCAGCGGGCAAGCTTCACTGTGGACAACAGCGCCCTGGACCACCGGTTCCGCCGCGGCCTGGTTTGTCTTGACGGCAGGTGGGAGAGCGGCTCGTGA
- a CDS encoding prepilin-type N-terminal cleavage/methylation domain-containing protein: MHKLRKSKGFTLIELMVVVAIIGILAAVAVPKFLSFLARSRKSEARTTLTGVYVTSEAYFAQYEWYGGSGAATSTDSLWRVGFAPAGAISIYTEATGGQATCEPTSGGCSAANATFESHIVGDGTGTGVVHGFGYSMCGNIDTDAAVDQWYISEAQRAPCNLYDDLIDGTTDDNSDSNCQTSASVGTRANSGAGCT; this comes from the coding sequence ATGCATAAGCTTCGCAAATCCAAGGGTTTCACCCTCATCGAGCTGATGGTCGTTGTCGCGATCATCGGCATCCTGGCGGCTGTCGCCGTTCCCAAGTTCCTGTCGTTCCTCGCCCGCTCGCGTAAGAGCGAGGCCCGCACGACCCTGACCGGTGTCTATGTGACCTCGGAAGCCTACTTCGCTCAGTATGAGTGGTACGGCGGCAGCGGTGCTGCCACCTCGACCGACTCCCTGTGGCGCGTCGGTTTCGCCCCGGCCGGTGCGATCTCGATCTACACCGAAGCCACCGGCGGCCAGGCCACCTGCGAGCCGACCTCGGGCGGCTGCTCCGCGGCCAACGCGACCTTCGAATCCCACATCGTGGGTGACGGCACCGGTACGGGCGTTGTGCATGGCTTCGGCTACAGCATGTGCGGCAACATCGACACCGACGCCGCTGTCGACCAGTGGTACATCAGCGAGGCACAGCGCGCTCCGTGCAACCTCTATGACGACCTGATTGACGGCACCACCGACGACAACTCGGACTCCAACTGCCAGACCTCGGCCTCCGTTGGCACGCGTGCCAACTCGGGCGCCGGCTGCACCTGA